Genomic window (Megamonas funiformis):
ACGTTTAATAACTCTTTGAATTTTATTTAATTCTGTCATTAAATTAGCTTTATTATGCAAACGTCCTGCTGTATCAATGATGAGTATATCCACTTTTCTTGCGATAGCAGCTTTCACAGCATCAAATACTACTGCTGCTGGATCTGAACCTTCTTCATGTTTAATCACAGGAACATTTACTCTTTGACCCCAAATTTCTAATTGGTCAATAGCCGCTGCACGGAAAGTATCTGCTGCTGCAAACATGACATTTTTGCCTTGTTCTTTATAATATCTACCTAATTTACCAATAGTTGTAGTTTTACCTACACCATTTACACCGATTACTAAAATTACTGTAGGCCCAGATTTAGCAATGTTTGTTTCATCAGAACCTTCATTTAACATTTCTGTAATACGTTTAATCAAGAATGGTTTTAAATCTTCTGGAGAGTTAATCTGTTTTTTCTTAATACCAGCACGAACATCGTCCATTAATTGTAAAGAAGTTTTTACCCCTACATCAGCTTGAATTAAAGCATCTTCTAATTCATCTAATAAATCATCATCAATATCAGCATAACCAATAATTACTTTTTCAATTTTCTCTGTTAGAGATTTACGTGTTTTTGTAAGACCTTCTTTTAATTTACTAAAAAATCCCATCTTTTAACCTCTTTCCTCAAAATCTTCTAAACGAACAGATATCAACTTAGATACACCAGCATCTTCAATAGTTACACCATACATAACATCAGCAGACTCCATTGTTCCCTTACGATGTGTTACTAAAATAAATTGAGTGCGTTTGGCATAATCTTTTAAAAACTTCGCGAAACGTTTGACATTTGCTTCATCTAATGGAGCATCAATTTCATCTAATACACTAAATGGTGCAGGATTATAAGTGAAAAATGCAAACAGTAATGCTATAACTGTAAGCGTTCTTTCCCCACCTGATAATACAGCTAGACTCTGTGGTTTTTTATCTGGTGGTTCTACTTCAATTTCAATACCTGAACTTAAGATATCTTCTTTATTTGTTAAAATTAATTTTGCATTGCCACCACCAAACAAACGTTTAAAAATATCATTAAAATATACTTTTATTTTATCAAAAGCCAAGCTAAATTGTGTAGACATTGTTTTATCTATCTGCTCAATGATTTTTGTTAAATCTTCTTTAGCCTTGACTAAATCCTCAATTTGTTTACTCATAAAGCTATAACGCTCATTTAATGTTTCATATTCGTTGATAGCATTTGGATTTACAGGACCAATATCTTTTAATTCTTTATCTAATTTTTTTAATTTAGATTTCAGCTCATTTTCATCAAGTTCTAAACGATGATTTAAAGCTTCTTGTGGAGTCAATTCATATTCTTCTTGCATACTTTGCAAGCACTGCTTAATTTCAGTTTCCAATTTAGCTACACTTACTTCACATTTATGAATTTTATCCTTGATAACGCCTACTTTACTTGCAATTTTAGCACGTTCTTCGTCCATATCAGACAATTCACTTCGCATACCTAATTGTCTTTTATATAAAGTATTGTATTCTTCTTTACCATCAGTTTTTAACTTTTCCAAATTAGCTACAGATTCTTCTAATTGTTTTAATTCAGCTAAACTATCATCAATGACTTTTTGTAATTCAGCCATTTCTTTATCACTATCAGCTAAAAATGCCTTAAATCTTTCTGCCTGTCCTGTCAACAAATTCAATTTATCATTATAACGAATGACTTCTTGTCTTGCCTCTGTACAGCTAATTTGTTTTTGCATTACCTTTTGTTGACGAATTTTTAAATCATGTTTCAATACTTCAATCTCATTGTAAATATCTTCATAAAGATTTTGTTTTTCATCAACTTGAGCTTCCATTTGAGTAATTTTAGCTGTTTGTTTTTCAATATCTGCTTCAATAGCCGTTTTTTTCACGATTAAAGCAGATATGCGATTATCTATAGCTTTTAAGATATCTTCTTGATTTACAAACCAATTTTCTAATTGTTTAAATTCTACTTTTTTCTGTGCTAATAATAAAGATAACTCTTGCCAATCTTTTTGCAAACGATTGATATTTTCTGCCAAAGCCACGCGTTTTGCTTCATCATCTTCATATTTATTTTTCGCATCACGTAATACTTTACGTTCACTAGCTAGATAATCTTTTAATTCTAATAACTCACCTTTACGGTGTAAATAACCTGCTTCCTTGCTTTGGCTACTACCACCAGCAATAGCACCACCAGGCTGCAATAATTCACCTTCTAAAGTTACGATACGCAAACGATAATCATATAACTTAGCCAACTTTAAAGCATTATCCACATCATCAACTACTAAAATTCTACCTAATAAAGATTGAGTTATCACTTTATATTCTTCATCAATATTTACAAGTTCATCTGCATAAGCGATAAAACCATGTTTACCTGGTTCAATTTCAGTGCGTTTATTTTTATGTGGCTGAACAGTAGTCAATGGCATAAAAGTTACACGACCAAATTTATTTTCTTTCAAATAATTAATTGCTGATTTTGCAGTATCTGTATCTTTAGTAACTACATTTTGCATAGCAGAACCAAGAGCTACTTCAATAGCTGTAATAAAAGGATCTTCTACCTTTATCAATTCAGCTACAACACCACAAATACCCTTTTGCCATGATTTATCCGCTTTTAAAACTCTTTTTACAGCTTTGCCAAAGCCTTCATATGATGCTTGCATTTCTTGGAAAAATTTTACTTTTTCCTCTGCCATACGCACATTTTGGCGAGTTTCATTGATAAATTCTGTAGCTTCTTTGCAAACTTTTATAAGTTCATCTAAATTACTTTGTTGAGAATTAATACTTTCTTGTTTAGCCTGTACCTTTTTATTGATATTATCAATCTCTACCTGTAATAATTCCTTAGCTGTATTTTTTTCTATTTTTTCATTAATTGCATTTTTATGCGCACTATGTTGATTTTCAATATTTACATCTATATCAGACATATCTCGCTTTAACAATAGTAATACCTTATTTTGTTCTTCTATCTGCTTGCGCTTTTCATTATCTTGCTCTTGCTTTAATTTAATTTCTTCTTCTTTCGCTTTAATATCATTTTCTACTTTTTGTACACTTGAATTTTCTTCTTGCAGGGCAAGTTCCAATTTATCTGCAGTATTATTAGCAATCTGAGCTTTTCTTTTTAGTTCTTCTCCATCAGCTAAAGATATTTTTAATTCTTCTTTTGTCTGATTTTGTCTTTCCTCTAAACGCTGTTGAGACTGACAACTCTGTCGTATACGCTCTTGTAATAAAGTGGCTTGATTGCGACTGCGTTCTATTTCTTCATGGATTTTTTGATTATTTTCACCAAGCAATTTTATTTTCTGTTCTAATTTATTTATCTCACTTTTTTTAGCGATTTTTTCACTTTCAGAAACAGAAACTGTGGCCTCTAATGAAGCTCTTTCTTGTTCATAACCTTTTATCTCTAAATCCAGTTTATTATTTTCAGCTGAAAGATTTTCATATTTATACAAAATCTGCGTGAGTCTACAATCTTTATATTCTTTATCAATGACATTATATCGTCTAGTTTTATCAGCTTGTTCTTTTAAAGGTTCTAACTGTTTTTCAATCTCACTTACAATATCATTTAAACGTACAACATTTGCCTGTGTATTATCTAATTTTCGTACAGCTTCGCGTTTTCGTTCACGATATTTAGTAATTCCCGCACATTCTTCAAAGAAATATCTTCGCTCTTCTGGCTTTGTATTTAAAACTTCATCTACTTTATTCTGACTAATAACACTTATAGAATTTTTACCCAATCCTGTGTCGGCAAATAAATTATAAATATCCTTTAAACGACATTTTGTTTTATTGATTAAAAATTCACTTTCACCGGAACGAAATATGCGTCTTGTAATCATTACTTCCTGAAAATCTATAGGCAATTTACCATCACTATTATCAAAAGTAACGGAAACTTCCGCTGCACCAAGAGGTCTTCTTGTGGAGCTACCTGTGAAAATAATATCTTCTGCCTTATTTCCACGCAAATTGCGCACATTTTGTTCCCCTAAAACCCAACGAATGGCATCTGTAATATTACTCTTACCACTCCCATTAGGCCCTACAATTGCTGTTATGCCCTCATCAAATTCTACTTCTAATTTATCTGCAAATGATTTAAATCCATACGCTTCTAATCGCTTTAACAGCAAAGTTTTCACCGTCCATTGTTGTTTCTATTTCATAAACTACTATCTATCTATTGTTATTTGAACTGTTACATCAGCACCAGGTAAAACTTTATCTTTTAATTCATCAGGGAAAGAAATTTTTGCTGCTGTAACTAAATTTTTATTTTCTTCATCTTCACTATCTTGATGTGTTACCTCTAAGACAGTACCTGTTAAATCCATATCATCAACAGAATAATGCACAAATTGACCTTGATGTACTTTAGCATATTGTTCTTCTGTAAGTGGTGCTTCTACCCATAAATTTTTAGTATTACCCACATTGATGAATACATCGCCTCGTTTTAATTCATTACCTTGTTTAAAATCAGTTAAATATATAATACCACTAACTGGAGCTGTAATATCGGCAAAATTATCATCAGATTGAGCTTGGTCTAAAGCTGCTTTTGCTTGATTTAATTGAATTTGAGCTGTAGCTAATGCTTCTGATAATTCTTTAGATGGAGCAGAAGAAACACTTGCTTGTTGTTCTACAACTTGTGGTGTACTTGCTGCCGCTAAAGCACTTTGTGCTGCTGCATATTCTGATTGTGCTTCCGCATATTGTGTCGCACTTACAGCACCTATAGAATATAATTTATCCATCTTCTGTTTATTTGCTGCGGCTGCATCTAATCTAGCTTGAGCTGCTGCTACATTTCCTGTCGAAGAACTTGTAACTACTGGCTGACTTACTACCATAGAGGCTTTTACTTGTTGCTCTAAAGTATCATAATTTACTTTTGCTTCGTCATATGCCTTTTGCAAAGCTTCAATTTGTTCAGGTGTTACAACTACTTTCATTTTAGCAATAACTTGACCTGCTTCTACCTTATCACCATCATTTACTAAAAGCTCTGTCAATGTTCCATCATTTTGAGCTATAACCATAACTTTAGAACTTGTGAGTTTTGCATCATTAATATTAATAATTCCTTGTCCCTGGTTCCATTTATATACACCAAAAATAGCTACAACAGCTATAAGTAGAATTATAGGAACACTATAAATTATAAATGGTTTTATTTTTTTTGTAATATCTTTTTCCATAATAGTACCTCCCATCTTCAGCAATAAAAAAATCCTTTCTCATTCAACATATATCTAAATAAATGAGAAAGGCTGTATATATTCTTACAGCTAGTATTAAAAATACCACAAAAAGATAATTTATACAACAAAATAGCCCATTTCTAATGAAATTATAACAAAATAATAATATTTATTTTTCTCTTAAATCAAACTAGTTAAATACTTTTTAACGTCCTCAATAGAATAACAAATTGCATCTGGATTTTTAGCTTTTACGGCTTCTTCTTCTATTCTTGTTCCGTACAATACAGAAGCTATTTTTACACCAACTTGTCTAGCTGCATCAATATCAGTTGGTGCATCACCAATATAAATCACTTCATCTGCTGATAATTTATATTCATCGATAACTTCTTGCATCATTTGTGGTTTTATACCACCTTTTATGGAGCCAGTTTTTATTTTATCAAAAAGATTTTCCATTTGATACTGCTTCAAAGATATTTCACAAGTTTTTGCACCTTTACCTGTAGCCAAAATTACAATGAGATTTTTACTTTTCAAATATTTTATTAAATCCACAACACCTGCAAATGGTTTTGGTGTTATTTCTCTATGTAATCTTGCATAAGCATCATATAATCGTTTGCAAGCTTCTTCATAGTCTTTTTCATCTACAAATTTTAAAATGCTACCTTCTTCTATAGGTCCAAATGTATCTGCTATTTCATCATCAGATAATTCTCTATCTATAAAAGGACTTACTGCTTCTCTGATTGACTCAATAACTAATTTTAAAGTGTCTCCTATTGTACCATCAAAATCAAAAATAACTGCTTTTAACATAAATTCGCTGTTTCCAGCATTCACCTCTTTATTCATATTTATATTTATTATCTATCAAATACATAACAAAATCAATTTATTATGTTTAAATATATTAATAAATAAAAAAGTGGTAGATTTTTTCTACCACTTTTTATTGCATATCTTCTATTATCTTTTTTCAAAAGTACCAAATACAATAGGTTTACCATTTTCTACCATATGAGTGCCTCTTGCCCACACATGTTGTAATTGTAAATCTTTATCTAATACTAAAATATCTGCATCACTGTTATTAGCTAAGCAACCTTTTCTTGGATATAATTTAGTAAATTTAGCAATATTGCTTGTAATAATTTTTATAGCATCTGTAATCGCAATATTTTCTTTTTGCATCATATCTCTAAATTCATTTAAAATAGAAATCTGGCTTGCTACACCAACACCAATATTATTTCCAGCTTCATCAAAAATTGGCATACTACCATTACCATCAGAACTCATAGTGATATTTTCAATATTAACACCAGCTTCTAATGCTTGTTTTACAGCTTCACTGGATTTTACAGAATGGCTAGAACCGGACTCTGGGCTAACACTAGAAGTTACGTCCATAATACCGCCTTGTTTTGCCCATTCAATAGCTTCTTTAAATAAGCGTTTATTGCGGTTTACATGAGTTGGAATAATTTGTGTTTTAGGAATTTCACCATTTTTAGTGATTTCATAAAGCATTTTTAAACCATCTTCGCCATCGCCTAAATGCATATTAACTACACCAGCTTTACCGCTAAGCATACCGCCAACACGAGCTTCTGCTGTAATTTGCTGATAAGCTTCTTTTGGAGATTGAGAAGAACGATGATCGCACATAGCAATTTCACCAGTACCAATTACTTTATCAATCAAAATAATATCATTGCGTACACTACCTGTAATTGTTGGTGTTGGAATTTCATAAGAACCAGAATAAATATATGCTGTAATGCCTTCATCTTCAAGACCACGAGCTTTGGCAAGTAAGCTAGCTACATGACGAGTTACACCATCTGTACCTAAAAGACCAAGTACTGTAGTTACACCAGAAGTTGTGATATCTGTTAATTGGATTTCAGGTGTTCTAGTAGCATAACCACCTTCACCGCCACCACCGATTAAATGTACATGAGAGTCAATAAAACCTGGTACTACATAATTACCTTCACAATCAACTACTTCGCAATCATATATTGCTGG
Coding sequences:
- the ftsY gene encoding signal recognition particle-docking protein FtsY; this translates as MGFFSKLKEGLTKTRKSLTEKIEKVIIGYADIDDDLLDELEDALIQADVGVKTSLQLMDDVRAGIKKKQINSPEDLKPFLIKRITEMLNEGSDETNIAKSGPTVILVIGVNGVGKTTTIGKLGRYYKEQGKNVMFAAADTFRAAAIDQLEIWGQRVNVPVIKHEEGSDPAAVVFDAVKAAIARKVDILIIDTAGRLHNKANLMTELNKIQRVIKREIAEAPHETLLVLDATTGQNAISQAELFTKSAPISGLVLTKLDGTAKGGVVIGLKSELSMPVKWIGVGEGMDDLRPFVANDFAAALFNQKVEE
- a CDS encoding HAD family hydrolase, with translation MLKAVIFDFDGTIGDTLKLVIESIREAVSPFIDRELSDDEIADTFGPIEEGSILKFVDEKDYEEACKRLYDAYARLHREITPKPFAGVVDLIKYLKSKNLIVILATGKGAKTCEISLKQYQMENLFDKIKTGSIKGGIKPQMMQEVIDEYKLSADEVIYIGDAPTDIDAARQVGVKIASVLYGTRIEEEAVKAKNPDAICYSIEDVKKYLTSLI
- the smc gene encoding chromosome segregation protein SMC, encoding MLLKRLEAYGFKSFADKLEVEFDEGITAIVGPNGSGKSNITDAIRWVLGEQNVRNLRGNKAEDIIFTGSSTRRPLGAAEVSVTFDNSDGKLPIDFQEVMITRRIFRSGESEFLINKTKCRLKDIYNLFADTGLGKNSISVISQNKVDEVLNTKPEERRYFFEECAGITKYRERKREAVRKLDNTQANVVRLNDIVSEIEKQLEPLKEQADKTRRYNVIDKEYKDCRLTQILYKYENLSAENNKLDLEIKGYEQERASLEATVSVSESEKIAKKSEINKLEQKIKLLGENNQKIHEEIERSRNQATLLQERIRQSCQSQQRLEERQNQTKEELKISLADGEELKRKAQIANNTADKLELALQEENSSVQKVENDIKAKEEEIKLKQEQDNEKRKQIEEQNKVLLLLKRDMSDIDVNIENQHSAHKNAINEKIEKNTAKELLQVEIDNINKKVQAKQESINSQQSNLDELIKVCKEATEFINETRQNVRMAEEKVKFFQEMQASYEGFGKAVKRVLKADKSWQKGICGVVAELIKVEDPFITAIEVALGSAMQNVVTKDTDTAKSAINYLKENKFGRVTFMPLTTVQPHKNKRTEIEPGKHGFIAYADELVNIDEEYKVITQSLLGRILVVDDVDNALKLAKLYDYRLRIVTLEGELLQPGGAIAGGSSQSKEAGYLHRKGELLELKDYLASERKVLRDAKNKYEDDEAKRVALAENINRLQKDWQELSLLLAQKKVEFKQLENWFVNQEDILKAIDNRISALIVKKTAIEADIEKQTAKITQMEAQVDEKQNLYEDIYNEIEVLKHDLKIRQQKVMQKQISCTEARQEVIRYNDKLNLLTGQAERFKAFLADSDKEMAELQKVIDDSLAELKQLEESVANLEKLKTDGKEEYNTLYKRQLGMRSELSDMDEERAKIASKVGVIKDKIHKCEVSVAKLETEIKQCLQSMQEEYELTPQEALNHRLELDENELKSKLKKLDKELKDIGPVNPNAINEYETLNERYSFMSKQIEDLVKAKEDLTKIIEQIDKTMSTQFSLAFDKIKVYFNDIFKRLFGGGNAKLILTNKEDILSSGIEIEVEPPDKKPQSLAVLSGGERTLTVIALLFAFFTYNPAPFSVLDEIDAPLDEANVKRFAKFLKDYAKRTQFILVTHRKGTMESADVMYGVTIEDAGVSKLISVRLEDFEERG
- the iadA gene encoding beta-aspartyl-peptidase; its protein translation is MNTKKTFFTLLKNAHVIAPEDLGVKDILVAGEKIAMIGEGLSLPAIYDCEVVDCEGNYVVPGFIDSHVHLIGGGGEGGYATRTPEIQLTDITTSGVTTVLGLLGTDGVTRHVASLLAKARGLEDEGITAYIYSGSYEIPTPTITGSVRNDIILIDKVIGTGEIAMCDHRSSQSPKEAYQQITAEARVGGMLSGKAGVVNMHLGDGEDGLKMLYEITKNGEIPKTQIIPTHVNRNKRLFKEAIEWAKQGGIMDVTSSVSPESGSSHSVKSSEAVKQALEAGVNIENITMSSDGNGSMPIFDEAGNNIGVGVASQISILNEFRDMMQKENIAITDAIKIITSNIAKFTKLYPRKGCLANNSDADILVLDKDLQLQHVWARGTHMVENGKPIVFGTFEKR
- a CDS encoding HlyD family secretion protein encodes the protein MEKDITKKIKPFIIYSVPIILLIAVVAIFGVYKWNQGQGIININDAKLTSSKVMVIAQNDGTLTELLVNDGDKVEAGQVIAKMKVVVTPEQIEALQKAYDEAKVNYDTLEQQVKASMVVSQPVVTSSSTGNVAAAQARLDAAAANKQKMDKLYSIGAVSATQYAEAQSEYAAAQSALAAASTPQVVEQQASVSSAPSKELSEALATAQIQLNQAKAALDQAQSDDNFADITAPVSGIIYLTDFKQGNELKRGDVFINVGNTKNLWVEAPLTEEQYAKVHQGQFVHYSVDDMDLTGTVLEVTHQDSEDEENKNLVTAAKISFPDELKDKVLPGADVTVQITIDR